The DNA region TAAAGCTTGGGCTGGCTTTTTCACACGTGGTGACAAAGGTTGTCCTACTATGATTCTTGAAGCGGTGGCATCACGTGATCGTCGTATATGGCATGCTTTTTTTGGAACTGCTGGATCTCAAAACGACATCAATATTTTGAATAAGTCACCACTTTTTATTAATCGGCTAAAAGGGGAAGCTCCACGAGTACATTACTATGTCAATGGGAATCCATATGACACACCATATTATCTTACTGATGGAATATATCCTGAGTGGGCGGTGTTTGTGAAGACAATACATCGTCCTCAAACGGAAGAGGACAAGTTATATGCAAAATATCAAGAAATGGCAAGGAAGGATGTTGAGTGTGCTTTTGGCATTTTGCAATCCCGTTTTGATATTATTCACAGAGATGCTCGTTTGTGGAAGCGGAGGGATGTTGTGAACATAATGCAAGCTTGTGTTATCCTTCACAACATGATTGTAGAAGATGAAAAAGAAGAAGTTAGAATTCCATTGGATTTAAATGAAAATCCAGGAGCAACAGTTGTGCTACCGCCGGAAGTGCAAACTAGTGACAATCCTGATCCTTGCTTCGTTGAGGTGCTACAGAGAAATTCTGCTATTCAAGCTCGCTCGACTCACACTCAACTGAAGAGAGATTTGGTTGCAAATATATGGCAAAAATTTGGAAACCATCAAAATAGTTCTACATAGAACTATCATGCTATGTACTAATTTTATCAATTATGTCATGtcttttgaattacaaatggtaatacatattatatatatatatatattatatttcTTTGCTTCCATAAAAAATAATGTGTTTATTTTAGTTTCTAATCAAGAAACATAGTGGTTACAAAGATGACATATATATAGGATCTTTTGTAACTTTAAAAGGCCTCATATATATTAAATATCATATAGACAGTGCAAATAGACAGACCACTGTATGAACTGTCTATTAGGTTGTCTATACACGTCTTTCTAAGCACTTACGGACAGCAGCTGTCTGTGCACTGTACATGCTCTTAGTCGCTTGTCTCCGGCTGCCCTGGCCGGGGGGACAATATCATGGTGCATGGTTGAGTTTAGGTGCTGAATGAATACAGCCATACAGGCATGCTGCTGCTACAGGCAGCCACTCGTGAGGACGCATCTGGCGTTCATATAATAACTGTATGGAAATAGATCCAGGTTCCAAGGTCGGGCGAAAGCGTGCCAACAAGTACAGAGATCTAGAGAAACGCTGGACGGTTTCTTTCTCTTTTTGAAGAAAATGTTTGGACGATTTCGTGGACGAGGCTTGTTGAGCTGTTCCTGTCAGAAGAGAACACTGGAAAGCAACGTGCGCATTTTGATTTTGTCACAGCATCATGTCTTAGTTTCGTGCAAGCGCGTATCATTTAGCGCCAGCCAGTCCCAAGAAACGGCGTGCGTTCGCGACCAGTGAAGGGATGCCGACGGCGAAGACGACGACAGAAGAGCTACCCTGCTTGCCACAAGCAGCTGAAATCCTCCCACCTGGGCACATTTCCGTGGAACAGCGAGCTGCAGCATGCTGAAACCTTTTCTCCTGATATTTATACATGTATAAAGCCCATATGCATGGGCTATAATTAATTAATCCTGCTGAAACCTTCTCTAATTTTTTTAACATGTTATTATCATAAGTATCAATGTCCAAAGAAATACTGCCAAGATCATACCGATGTCGAAAACGCGGCTCCATTTTTTTAAGCAGTGGGACAACATGGATCTGATTGAGCATGACGGCTGTGGATGCTATCATCAAGACGATGACCAATTTGCACAGATACGAGTACTATCTGCAGCTTGCACGGGAAGCTAGCAGCCGGCGTGATTAATTTGACCTGAGCAATGCTGATGGTTGGGAAGTTTTAAGCATCACACTTATTATTATCTTGAAGATGCGTGGTAGGTGCCGAAACTTTGATCAACTTGGACTCATGCATGTAAGCTAATTAAGCACGCATGCACGGCCATCAAACCGAAGTTATTCGCATCGTGGTGGACCAGACATGTGATGGGACGCCGGTTCACCATCATAGATTATTTGGCGCTAGCCAGTTCTTCAGCAGCAGCTTCTTGTTTCTTCCGCGCTAGCTACTACTGGCACGCTAGTGGTAGTGCGTGCAGCGCCGCGTTGAGCCTCCCGACAATGTCGTCCGCTGTGCTGCTGAAGCCCTGCTCCACCTGAGGAGGCACGAGAGAGGAAAAGGACACGTGCGTCATTATATCGCCACTGGATTCATGTTTGATATAAGAGCATTTAGTTTACATCACGAGCACTTAACTGCTTTTCCTAATAATTACACCAACAACCTAACAGTGGCTCAAATGTCAGTTATGAGCGTAGGAGAAATTGCTCTATTCCAAAACTCACGAGAagttaaaaaaaaaacaaaaggtCAAAACAATGGCACTCTGTCCGTTGAggactagctagctagctggaaGCAATGAGTGAtagaaagagaagagaaaaacGCAAGGAATCGCCAATTAACCAAGGAGAAGAAAATAGAACATCTACTATGGACCCGACTGTGACACTTGTAGGGAGATTGGTCCTACACATTTATATAGGTACGACATACCTAAATACATTTATGTGTAGGTACGACGTTTCTTCAATTTGTTAGGAAGCAAGATTGGTCCTTGCATGCATAGGACCATTTTACATTTGTAGTTGTGGTACTGGATGTAAGGAGGACACGTTGAGGTGCAGTATAGCTAGATTCCAGGTCGAGGTTAAAGCAGGATCTATCTACTGTTGATTAATTGACCGGGAACTACTACATTTTAGAGTACATTCATTCCTTGCTTCTAAGTGCGGTAGGTGAAGAGAATCAaagattcaatgggatggatgAATATTATTAGGTGGGACCGGGTAATTAATGTATGTCGGAGATCAATGTATAGCTGTGAAAAATATTTACTTTCAGTCACTTGGAAATTAATTAGCAAACCCCATTCGATAGAATCTTGAAAATCATCGGAGGAATCCCCTCATCGATCAACAATATGTGGTGATTAGTACTTCAAAAATGTCGATACATCTCACGAGAAGATAatgtttctttttctttttgattACCAACAAACCAAATTCATCATCTCCGAACCAAATACGAGAGGAGAAGGTTGACGAACTTGCCTTTGCCATGACGTTTACGATCAGAACGCTAGCGGAGAACTGCACGACATTGGTGTGTGTGATGCGGAGGTGGAGCCCCTCGACCTCGGCCAGCAACCTGACGACCACGCCCTTGGCGTCCCGGCAGTGGATCCTCACCATCACGGCGTCACCCTCCGAGATCCTCACCTCGATCTCCGGCAGCGCGTTGTTGTTCCCGGTCGTCGCCGCTGGCCCGCCTGCCGCGTAAGGATGCGCGCCGccgtcctcgtcgtcgtccggCGCCGCAATGCGCGGCTTCTTGCTGGCGAGCACCGCCGACTCCatgccccggccgccgccgccgccgccgtcctgttGGAGCGCCCTGAGCTTTTCCTGGAGCTCCCTCACGTACCTCGTCGCGTCGGAGAGGATCGTCGCCTTGTCCATCTGATCAAAGCAGTATTAATTTAACCGTGAAATCTGCGTCGTCAGAGATTCACGAAGAAGACGTTCGGGGATTTAATTAACATGGATGAACCggaccttcttgaggccgggGATGACCGTCGAGAGCTCGATGAAACGCTGGTTGATCTTCTCCCGCCGCTTCCGCTCCGCGATGATGTGGTCCTGCGAGTACGGCGCTGACGAGGACGACGCGGAGATCTTGGCAGAGGCCCTCCTCGTCGGCGGTGACCCGTTCCGTGTCATCTGCGGCAcggcgccaccgccaccgccgccgccgccgccgcccccgctctctgcctgcagtgcggcggcggcggcggcagagttCGGGATAGCTTCTTTGATTAGCTGCGCCGACGCGGAATTGAAGTCCCAGCTCACTGGCTGGTTGGTGCCGCTACTGCAGCTGCCGGGGGCCGTGGCGACGGCACACCTGATCGAGGAGTGCTGCGGCGGCGACCAGGCAGTGGCGgacgcgctgccgccgccactccCGCTGTCGGTGTCGACTGAGCTCCAGCTGTTGGTGGCCCGCTGGCCTTCCCGTGCGGGTGGCTCCCCCGGTACCATGCTGTCAACCGACGCGGAGTATCCCAGCACCGGGATGGACGAGACGGTGGTGCCGCAGCCATCGTCGtaggcgccggcggccggcgccggcgttcCCGGCGGCAGCTGCTCGTGCTGCAGCGTGCTGAGGGCCCACTGCATGAACTGGGTCGAGTCCTCCATGTGTTGCCTGAATTCCTGATCGATATTGCGCTGCCTAGCTAGTAGAGAGATTTATAGTAGCATGCATCAAAGACCAGGAAATCAGGGGAACGATCGATGCCTGATGATGCGCTGTTTCTCATCTGATGTGTGAAGCATCTGTGCAAAACATCCTAAGAGAAAAAGGTTGCCACCGACGCGACAGTTCTAGCCGGCACGAGATATATTTGGAAGTGGATGAACTGCGCCAGCATGTTGAGGAACTGCTTAGCTGCTGGCTGGCTATCTAAAGCTGACTGGCAATCCGTACAAGATTCGTCGTCTATGTTGCATGCAGACAGAAAAGGAGGTGACTGGCGAATAGTGATGATCGCAAAAGTCTTGCAGGttctttcagaaaaaaaaacaagagTTTTGCTGGCAGCAGCGAAGACCAATGTGAGTGTGACACCTGATCGAGCAGGGCCCCTGCCCGACCAAAAGGCGGAGAGGGAAGAAAACAAGAGCTCGTGAAACACAACAGAGGGAGGACGGGATCAGCACAGGGATATGCCTGCCTCGCAGATGTGTTTTCCAAGGTGTAAAATGCCTATATATAGATACAGTATTCCGCAAGGATTTTTGACTGGAGAAGAAACCAAATGATTTTGTTTTCTGAATTGAATCCCTTCTCTCAGCTGTTTCCCAGGTTGAGGGAGCCATGTTCTGCTCTGCTGCGTGGATCCAACTGCTGCCCCAACTTGGATGTCATCATTGTACACGTCTTCCGCTACACCGTCCGTTTGACCTAATTGGTGGAGTTCCCTCTCTCTCATGAAAGGCCAAGAGAAGGGAATGAAATCATTTTTCGATGGATCGCGATTATGCACCAAAATCCCACCTAAATGATATGCTATGCCGCCCAATGTGTCACTGAACCAAAATTAATACAGTAGCCCATGATTTGATGTGACCTCCTGTCTGAAACATGTGATCCCTGTCATGGGTACAACTAGTGACTATCTAAATGAAACCATTGATTGATAGGGAAAATATGCAAGGCCTTGTTTATAAAATAAAAGATTTTCCTGCTGAGATTCTGGGGATATTGCCCATTCGCCTATAATTTTTGGTGGAAATCTGGTTATCCGACTGCCGTGTGAACAAGTTTTCGGGTAAGAAAAATAGTGCTAGAATTTTGATTTGCTCGTACATAATATTTGTTTTTGTTCTGAATTGCAAAGCTAACTGAATTTGCAAATTGGTGTACTACTTTAAGCTGGCAACAGCACAAATTGGTTTCCCATAGTAGGCCCTATTTGAGAAATGGCCATATCGAGTTGTTTTGTTCTGTCAATTCTTTATAGAATTCATGTATTCCATCCGTTTCTTTTTGTAAGGCATGCATGCAACCTAAAATTCGAACTCTGTATTATTTGGCCAACAGTTAGTCTaagagtgtaaaaattatataCCACACAAATTCAATATCACTGGATTCATGTTTGAAAAATGGTTTCCTATGATGTTAGTTGATTTCATGGGTATACATGCATACTATagcattatatatatatatatatatatatatatatatatatatatatatatatatatatatatatatatatgtatatgtaaaAGATAGTAACGGTCCAAGTGTAGCATCGAGTATGCCGGATCAAACCACGCCATGTGTTAAACAATAAAGGAAAAGGAGTGAGTGTTTGAAATCAGGCCTGTCGCTGCCACtatgagaagaaaaaaaaactcgaCCGGACCGTCCCCACAGTTCTTCTGATTGAAACCAAAGATATATAGAGATTAATTGCCATCAGCATCTGATTGAAACAAGCACATTGCCATCGGTAGCCACGTGCCTCAATGCGACGTACGGTTGCATAGGCTTACACGAGTAGCACCAACCACAGTGCGTCTGCTGGCTGGTTTTAGCAAAGCAGCATCTTTCGTCTTTCCTTGAGACTCGCATAAAAATACACAAGATATCACCAGGACATAGTTAAGGCTGATTCAGCCTGTGCCAACTGCCaaaacagcagcagcaggagggggACTGGGGCAGAGACTACAACAATAATCTTTGCTGTGTGTGCGGCTGTGGCTTCTCGGGCGATGATTTCCTACTACCTTGCTCAGCTTCGTGCGTGGTCGTGACCTTGCCACGTAACCAACAACAAAATGTGCGCCTGCTGCGCTGAAGATGACTGTTCTCTCTATAGCTTCGGGCGATGTTTTGAAACGATTTGGTAGCAAATAACCCAGTTTCCTGCGCACTCATCAGTGTGCTGTGCTGTGCTGTGCTGTGTCGCGACGTGAGCAGGTCCAGGGACCGAGGTCCAGCACTGCCCGTCGTCCTATCGCTGGTCCTGATGATGATGGTGATTGCATGCATCTGTCGTCGTCCCCTACCTGCACGCTCCGTCCTGGAGGCACGTGGTGAACAAGCCTCCTCCTGGCCTTCTCCGGCGACCATGCGATGCATACGCTGCTTTAATTTGTTTGGCAGCACCTGTCTCTGTGCTGCCCACTCATCACGCTCGATCGGGCACCACTGCACTCCAGTACGTGGCGGCTAGCACGCAGCATGCTGGCGAATCAGCAGCATCATTGCATTAAAAGGCCCagattcctctctctctctctggtggCTCTCCCGAGGTCGCTTTGCAACAGGCATCATATAGGCAGGCACGTAGAGGTGGGGAAAACGAGGGCCAATGTGATCCATTCATTCGCGTGTTCTCCTGGATAGACATATGGAATCTATGCGCGGCCTTTTCATATCCTTCCCTGCTCTCGATTAGATAGCGAGGCTGCTATTTATGGAATTACTCTACTGCTGAGTGTTTGGCAGAGCCGCGGAGCTGTCTTGGAGGCTGCTCCAAAATAGCTCGATCCGGCTCTTCTATTTTTCACTCAAAACAGCTCGTCACACGGAACATTTGGTAGAGCTCCTTAGAAGGAGCCGGAACCGGAGCTGGATAGCAGCCCTGCCAAACATGACCTCTCCAGTTCTTTAATCTTATAGTTTAGAGTAGTACTTGCTTGTAAGGCCTACTTAGGTGCACATCATTGATTCGTTGTAGTAACTTTGCATTGTATGTATGTTCTGACCTGGTTTATAGGTATTGGCTGCAGCTGATGATCCATTTTGGTGTCTAGACGGCCAACTTGGTCCATAGTTGATGGCGACCAAATAAATATTCAAGATTGCAAGTCTATTTGATGAAATTGTCACACCGAGAAGACGTCCATCTGTTCTGAATTATcgataattttttttatttgacCCAAAATCAAAAACTCTAATTTTAACCAAATATATATTTACACGAAAATTACTGAATCACGTTCAGTAAAAAGGTGTCCGTAATCGCACGCAACAGTTATTACTGAAAATTTATCCGGTAATTATTGAGTGTACTGTAGCTAGCTACACCTAGGGGTTAGGGCATAGAATAGCACGTGGGTATATTTACATCTATAGTGCTAAGTTAGTGTATTACCAAATTGTATATTTCCATATGGATTTAATGAAACCAATAGGAAGGCGTAAATGTTGAGGCTTTTTTCATGAAGCCGGCCGTTTAACCATGCATCTCACGCACGTATTAACATCGAGATAGACTGTAGAATTGCAGCGACTGGTTGCCGAAAACATTGACTGCTGCCCATGCATGAAGCGCGGTACATtgcaaaaaaaaacaaaacgGAATCATCGTGAGAGTCCCAATAAGACTATGGTCCGTACCTGACACAAACATAAATTAATCCAGGTTAGTAGGGGACATGCTCACGTGGCCGATAGATGGCCATACTCCTTGTGCCAGCAGGGGCCACGGTGACCAGCATCGATCTGTTCTGTTTCTGTTCGCTTGGTTGTAACAACTAATTAACCACAGCGTTCTTGATAGCGTTGGAAATCAAAATCGTACGAGAAGTTGGCGTATCTGAAATGAAACGAATATCAGAATATgtcagatatatatatatatatatatatgtttaatAGCGAGATGCGAAATCGAGCTTTCTTGTCAGCTTGCTCTAGCCTCTATCTACAGTTGAAAAGATTTGAAAGTTGACGTGCGGGTGTTTTTTTTATAGATCATGTTTGATCCATGGACCAAACTTTAGCTCTAAAGTTTAGTCCATTAGATATCAAACAGGTGGACTAAATTTTGGATTAAAGTTTAGAGTTTAGTTCATTAGTCCATAAGACCCACTAATtcggactaaagtttagtttcacCTATTTATACATTTTAAATAATTTTCCACTTAAAGTTTAGTTCATAGATTCAGACAGGcatggactaaagtttagttttaTATTTAATTATCTAAATTTTAGTGcagactaaagtttagttctaAGTGATCCAAACGGGACCTTAGCCTCGATCTCCTTTGCAACTAAGTGATCCGAACGGGACCTTAGCCTCGATCTCCTTTGCAATCACCTAAAGGACAAAAAAAATGTTTCTAGAGGCCATGCACTAAAAAAAATTAGATATGCAACCCTAAAGTTTACTTATTAAGATATCCCAAAATCTTTTGGTGTTAATACAATACtacacacactgcggccttgtGGCTAGTAGCTAATAGCTAGCAGGTTCCAGACGTACGGTTTGCTTAGCAATAATGGAAGTAAAAAATATCTAGCTAAGCTTAAAAAATTATAAAGGTAGTTCACATCATGGAGATTGTCCCAGAGACTGAGCTGTCTACTGATGTCAATGTTTCGATCTTGAACTCTCACGATTCACCAAGAATACTATatatatgaatatatatatgtggCAATTATATACGCGGCACTATATCAGAATGGGTCCTGCACGGTTTGCCATAGGACACCCACCAAACTTTTGTCTCTTGTTAAACTAATCGATCCAAACAACCATTTCTCCTCTCTTAATTTTGAGCTAACGGCCTTCTCTTGATTGCGAGACTATACCTTGTCGAGGTCCTTTGTTGTCAACTCATTCTTAATCATGCTTGCGTATTCCATGGCGATCAAGAAAATCAGCGCATATGAACGTGCACAACTGCGTATCGTTTTGATTTATCAAGTACCCACATGCTTTTACAAAATTATCCTTTGATTCGCACTATCCTACAACACACGCAGTAAAGCACTTGTGCGGGATATACCCCCGATTGGTACAAGGAAGGCCCTCCTCCTACTTTGCGAAAGGGGTTCGGGCCGGCTGTTCAAGTTGACGTAATGGTAACAAGAAGATCCCTGAGATATGGAAGTATATTTATTATAATATTTGTACCCCCACTCCACACCCTGTGGCGGATCCAAGAATTGAAGTTGTGTGTGTGGGTGGGGAGGGGGGGCCCTCCATGGGATGCATGGGGGTAGGGGGTGGAGGGCTCCCGCCCCCCCTGCCCCCATACTGGATCCGCCCTTGCCCACCCTCACTCCCACTAGGATTATATTGATTTTATTTGTATATACCCTCTCCGATCATAATAAGTTAATTATTTCAAATTTGGTTGCAAATTACTTTTATGTgttacatatatatatttaaaaagAATATGCGAAGATTTATCTAAAAATACAGTTTCATAAAAGTATACAaatttattttataatgttccttaacaaaagttatgttttgaataacGTGTTAGTGTCCAGAATGTTGCTTATTATTAATTTATTTGTGGGACCGGTGTGGGAGTATAAGTATGGTTGCTCGTGAATCTCGAAATCCCTCGCAGGTAAATCACTGTATCACAATATAGTTCCTGAATTCTTCATCAAGTTCCTCCCAGATAATCAACTACATGAGAGTTTCTGAATTTCCTTCCACAGAATGTCTGCATAATTTTAAAATATAGTCCATACAAATACAACGCGAAGCCTCTAAAAATTTAAGTGTATTTAAATTTACCATTATATTGCTCAAAGGCACACATCTCATAACATTACTAATTGTACCCACTTAATATTTTTATCTGAACTGAAATGTATGACTAGTTGTAAATGCACAAATATAGATCAATGGAGACAGCTAGAATCA from Panicum hallii strain FIL2 chromosome 9, PHallii_v3.1, whole genome shotgun sequence includes:
- the LOC112873692 gene encoding transcription factor bHLH18-like, with translation MEDSTQFMQWALSTLQHEQLPPGTPAPAAGAYDDGCGTTVSSIPVLGYSASVDSMVPGEPPAREGQRATNSWSSVDTDSGSGGGSASATAWSPPQHSSIRCAVATAPGSCSSGTNQPVSWDFNSASAQLIKEAIPNSAAAAAALQAESGGGGGGGGGGGAVPQMTRNGSPPTRRASAKISASSSSAPYSQDHIIAERKRREKINQRFIELSTVIPGLKKMDKATILSDATRYVRELQEKLRALQQDGGGGGGRGMESAVLASKKPRIAAPDDDEDGGAHPYAAGGPAATTGNNNALPEIEVRISEGDAVMVRIHCRDAKGVVVRLLAEVEGLHLRITHTNVVQFSASVLIVNVMAKVEQGFSSTADDIVGRLNAALHALPLACQ